A region of the Pedococcus aerophilus genome:
CGTCGCCGACGCCCCAGCCGGTCTCCGGCGCACTACCGAGACGTGTGGCCCGCGTCACCCCGTGACGCGTACGCCGGCCATCGGCGCCCTCGTCAGAGTGCCGGCCTAGACGTTGAAGCGGAACTCCACGACGTCGCCGTCGGCCATGACGTACTCCTTGCCCTCGATGCGGACCTTGCCTGCGGACTTGGCCGCCGCCATGGAGCCCGCCTCGACGAGGTCGTCGAAGGACACGATCTCGGCCTTGATGAACCCACGCTGGAAGTCGGTGTGGATGACTCCGGCCGCCTGCGGTGCGGTCCACCCGCGACCGATGGTCCACGCGCGCGACTCCTTGGGCCCGGCCGTCAGGTAGGTCTGCAGGCCCAGGGTGTGGAACCCGGTGCGCGCGAGCTGGTCGAGCCCGGACTCGGTGGCGCCGAAGGACTCGAGGAGCTCCATCGCCTCGTCGGCCTCCATCTCCATGAGGTCCATCTCGAGCTTGGCGTTGAGGAACACGGCGTCGGCGGGCTCGACGAGCGCCCGCAGCGAGGCGTGCAGCTCGGCGTCGCCGAGCTGGTCCTCGTCGAGGTTGAAGACGTAGATGAACGGCTTGGTGGTGAGCAGGCCGAGCTGGCGCGCGTCATCGAGGTCGACCCCGGCAGCCGCACCGGCTGCATACAGGGTGTGGCCCTCCTCGAGGACCTTCTGCGCCGCCACGGCGTTGGCGTGGGAGGCCTTCTTCTCCTTCTGGATCCGCGACTCCTTCTCGAGGCGCGGCACGGCCTTCTCGAGGGTCTGCAGGTCGGCGAGGATCAGCTCGGTGTGGATCGTCTCGATGTCGGACGCGGGCGAGACCTTGCCGTCGACGTGGACGACGTCGCCGTCCTCGAACGCGCGCACGACCTGGCAGATCGCGTCGGCCTCGCGGATGTTGGCGAGGAACTTGTTGCCCAGCCCCTCCCCCTCAGAGGCACCGCGGACGATGCCGGCGATGTCGACGAAGGACACGGTCGCGGGGAGGATCTTCTCCGAGGAGAAGATCTCGGCGAGCTTGCCCAGGCGGGAGTCCGGCAGGGGCACGACCCCGACGTTCGGCTCGATGGTCGCGAACGGGTAGTTCGCGGCGAGCACGTTGTTCTTGGTCAGGGCGTTGAACATCGTGGACTTGCCGACGTTGGGCAGACCGACGATTCCGATAGTGAGAGCCACAAGGCCGAGAGTCTACCGTCGCGGCGTGGCGGCCCTCGCCAGCTGCCGGGACAGCGCGACGAGGCGTCCCTCGCTGTCCCAGACCTCTGCGTCCTCCTCGAGGTAGCCACCCGACATGGTGCGGCTGGTGAGGTTCACGCGCAGCCAGCCCGGCGCCGGGCGGGCCCGCACGTGGGCGGTCAGCTCGAGCGTCGGCGCCCAGCCGGGCAGGCCCAGCTCGAAAGCCACCGGTGGCAGCGCGTCGACGGCGAGGAGCAGCAGCAACGGGTCGGGCTCCCGACCGTCGACCATACGCAGCCATCCCCGGATGACACCGTTGCCCGACGGCTTGCCCATCGCCCAGCCCGTCGTGGCCGGGTCGAGGCGCAGGTCAAGGCGTTCCAGCAGGGACGCGGCCTTGAGGAAGGACGGTGGCGCCTGCTCGGTCGAGAGGCACCGGT
Encoded here:
- the ychF gene encoding redox-regulated ATPase YchF, with the translated sequence MALTIGIVGLPNVGKSTMFNALTKNNVLAANYPFATIEPNVGVVPLPDSRLGKLAEIFSSEKILPATVSFVDIAGIVRGASEGEGLGNKFLANIREADAICQVVRAFEDGDVVHVDGKVSPASDIETIHTELILADLQTLEKAVPRLEKESRIQKEKKASHANAVAAQKVLEEGHTLYAAGAAAGVDLDDARQLGLLTTKPFIYVFNLDEDQLGDAELHASLRALVEPADAVFLNAKLEMDLMEMEADEAMELLESFGATESGLDQLARTGFHTLGLQTYLTAGPKESRAWTIGRGWTAPQAAGVIHTDFQRGFIKAEIVSFDDLVEAGSMAAAKSAGKVRIEGKEYVMADGDVVEFRFNV